One region of Kiloniellales bacterium genomic DNA includes:
- a CDS encoding polymer-forming cytoskeletal protein, whose protein sequence is MFSKSGDKPKAAPAPSAPTLNRSTSSAAVSRISGDMQVVGDVLGSGDLEIDGSVKGDVKSRGVTINPGGTVTGDVEAEVVRVQGSLTGRIRAESITVSATARIKGELASRNLAIESGAVFEGQVRQLGEDKPQSGAMTSKMETKPKTGEATNVPKMAAAAGQGAGSPGKVSPT, encoded by the coding sequence ATGTTTTCGAAGAGCGGCGACAAACCGAAGGCGGCGCCCGCGCCGTCGGCTCCGACCCTGAACCGCAGCACCTCGAGCGCCGCGGTATCGCGGATCAGTGGGGACATGCAGGTGGTCGGCGATGTCCTGGGCAGCGGCGACCTCGAGATCGACGGCAGCGTCAAGGGCGACGTCAAGAGCCGGGGCGTGACGATCAACCCAGGCGGCACGGTGACCGGGGACGTCGAGGCCGAGGTCGTCCGCGTTCAGGGTTCGTTGACGGGGCGGATCAGGGCGGAGTCGATCACGGTGTCGGCAACGGCAAGGATCAAGGGTGAACTGGCCTCGCGGAACCTCGCCATCGAGTCGGGTGCGGTCTTCGAGGGCCAGGTGCGGCAACTGGGCGAAGACAAACCCCAGAGCGGCGCCATGACCAGCAAGATGGAAACAAAGCCGAAGACGGGAGAAGCGACGAATGTGCCCAAGATGGCTGCGGCGGCGGGCCAGGGCGCCGGAAGCCCCGGCAAGGTGTCACCGACCTAG